One stretch of Mycobacteriales bacterium DNA includes these proteins:
- a CDS encoding TrkA family potassium uptake protein, giving the protein MKVCVAGAGNVGRSIARELIGNGHDVTLIEREPKAFKTDSVPGAAWLLADACELSSLEQAELQDCNVVIAATGDDKVNLVLSLLAKTEYGVPRVVARVNHPKNEWLFNEAWGVDVAVSTPRLLSALVEEAVTVGDLVRLLSFREGEANLVEVTLPADTPHAGTRVGSVAWPPDVTLVAILRDTHVLTPTADDPMEAGDELLFVSAPDQEEALHALLAGGSNQFVPRVEDDPASAGGGDPAAGG; this is encoded by the coding sequence ATGAAAGTGTGTGTCGCCGGTGCCGGCAACGTCGGCCGGTCGATCGCCCGGGAGCTGATCGGCAACGGCCACGACGTGACGTTGATCGAGCGGGAGCCGAAGGCGTTCAAGACCGACTCCGTGCCGGGCGCCGCGTGGCTGCTCGCCGACGCCTGCGAGCTGAGCTCGCTGGAACAGGCCGAGCTGCAGGACTGCAACGTCGTCATCGCCGCGACCGGGGACGACAAGGTGAATCTCGTGCTCTCGCTGCTCGCCAAGACCGAGTACGGCGTGCCGCGGGTCGTGGCCCGCGTCAACCACCCGAAGAACGAGTGGTTGTTCAACGAGGCGTGGGGTGTCGACGTGGCGGTCTCGACGCCCCGGCTGCTGTCGGCGCTGGTCGAGGAGGCCGTGACCGTCGGGGACCTGGTGCGGCTGCTCTCCTTCCGCGAGGGCGAGGCCAACCTGGTCGAGGTGACGTTGCCTGCGGACACCCCGCACGCCGGTACCCGGGTCGGTTCGGTCGCCTGGCCGCCGGACGTCACCCTCGTCGCGATCCTGCGCGACACCCACGTACTCACGCCGACCGCCGACGACCCGATGGAGGCCGGAGACGAGCTGCTGTTCGTGAGCGCCCCGGATCAGGAAGAGGCGCTGCATGCGCTGCTAGCCGGCGGCAGCAACCAGTTCGTACCGCGGGTTGAAGATGACCCGGCGTCCGCCGGTGGTGGTGATCCGGCCGCTGGCGGCTAG
- a CDS encoding OB-fold nucleic acid binding domain-containing protein, producing the protein MSEPGRLRKAVSRLASEDDVLEAHDLQRECASRGATALKQCQNRNQVTVMGTVRSLTLRPRAGTPTLEVELYDGSGTVTLTWLGRREIAGITPGRRLAASGRITTTGGRRVIFNPRYELVAAAG; encoded by the coding sequence ATGAGCGAGCCGGGTCGGCTCCGCAAGGCGGTCAGCCGCCTGGCGAGCGAGGACGACGTACTCGAAGCGCACGACCTGCAGCGGGAATGCGCCTCCCGCGGCGCCACCGCGCTCAAGCAGTGCCAGAACCGCAACCAGGTCACGGTGATGGGCACAGTTCGGTCGCTGACGCTGCGGCCGCGGGCCGGTACGCCGACACTCGAGGTCGAGCTCTACGACGGCAGCGGCACCGTGACGCTGACCTGGCTGGGCCGGCGCGAGATCGCGGGGATCACGCCCGGACGTCGGCTAGCCGCCAGCGGCCGGATCACCACCACCGGCGGACGCCGGGTCATCTTCAACCCGCGGTACGAACTGGTTGCTGCCGCCGGCTAG